From the genome of Fervidobacterium thailandense:
CCATCTGTATTGTTTTGTTTTTCTACCTGGTAAGTATGTCCACACCTATTCGTGGAAAGGAACGTTACGCCTCTTGAAAAAAGAGAGTGATGTGATATAATACACCTTGGTAACGGAAAGTGAATAGTGTGCCGAGGTGGCGGAATTGGCAGACGCGCATGACTCAGGATCATGTGGGGTTCTCCCGTGCGGGTTCAAGTCCCGCCCTCGGCACCAGAAAATCGAAGGGTCGTTCAACGACCCATTTTTTAATGGAAAAATTCCGAAAATCCGTCAAATTCGGTGAGGTGCTTGATTTGGAAGCAAAGAACCTGCAAATAGTCGAATTCAACGGATACAAAATACTCTGCGGTGGTGCTCGGATAATCAGAAACGAGATCGTGAATCGGATAAAGAATGGAGAAAAGTTGTTCGTTGTCACACTCAACAGTCAAATCTACCTGCGTGCCCAAGAAAATAGAGAATACGACTTTGCCATTAAAAATGCCACTTTTCACCTCCCGGATGGTGCGGGAATAGTGTGGGCAATCAAGAAATGGTGCAACGTTAAAACTGATCGGGTGCCTGGTATCGAGACGATGCAATTTCTGTGTGAGCTTAGCAAAGAATTTGGTTGGTCTGTTTACTTGCTTGGCTCTACTCCGGAGATCGTCGAGCGCGCGGCAAGGAATTTAATAAATGTTGGTGTGAACGTGATAGGATGGCACCATGGTTTTTTCAACGGTGACGGACCCGTTGAAGAGATTAGAGCAAAGAAACCGGATTTACTGTTTGTCGGAATGGGGGTTCCAAAACAGGAGTTGTGGATTCACTCACACCTCGAGCTTCCGTTTAAACTCGCCATGGGAGTTGGCGGAAGTATCGATGTAGTCGCCGGGGTAAAAAAGAGAGCACCTTTGATATTTCAAAAGTTACGACTGGAGTGGTTTTACAGATGGTTAAAGGAGCCGAGGAAACGTTGGAAGGTTCCATTTGATGTTCTTAAATTCTACTTCAAGGTGATAGTTGATGGAAACAAGCGAAAAGCTCGAACTTGTTCGAAGGTATCTGGATAGGATTATCAACGCGCCGCTTAACTTGACTGCGTTTAGGGATCTCCAAGAAGCGTTCACTCACCTGTACATCGACTCGGTCCTTGCAGTTAAGCCTCATGATCTTGGTGAATGTTTCCTCGATGTTGGGACCGGAGGGGGAGTACCGGGTGTTTTTTTGGCAATCGAATTTGGAAAAAGAGGTTTACTTATAGATAGCGTGTGCAAGAAGGTGGAGTACGTCCGGAGAGTTTGCGAAGAGCTCGGGATTACGAACGTCACAACCATGTGCATCCGGGCGGAAGATTTGAAAAATTCCGGGAATTATTTTGAGAGCTTTGATAGTGCGGTCTGTAGAGCAGTGGCATCCTTGGCAACCGTTCTCGAACTCACGGTCCCGTACGTAAAACTCGGCGGAAGAGTGCTGATTTACAAAGGTCCCGGGTACACGGAAGAACTTGGAAACTCAGTTAACGCTATGAAGGAACTTGGCGTGAAACTTTCAGACGTGAGGTGCTACAGCATACAAGGAAAGGATAGGTACTTACTTGTTTTTGAAAAAATTGCCAACACTCCTGAAAAGTATCCACGTCGTGCCGGGATTCCGGAAAAGCGACCTATTCGTTAGAGTGGAAATCGGCTCCTTCAAGAAATCTTCAAAAGATACTATGAAATATGATCTGTGTAAATGCGTACCATCCTTGCCATCTAACCTTGCTCCTGTCGGCAATAAACCATCCGCAAGTAGGAACCTTTTGACTTAGTTACGGTGATGGCTATTGAGAAGTTGATGACCAGTCTATTGAACCAGCTTAGTCAAGATGATATAATTATCTGAGTTCGAATCAGGGGCTGTGGCATTAAAAATTTTTACTTTTACTTTATCGTCGGAACATGTGTGAATTTCTGGAGGGGTGCGGGTATGAACGAACGAAAGATTTATCAAAAGATCGGGAAGATTTTCTCAAAGAAAAGTTCTCCTGGAGGAAAATTTGCAAATGGCAAGAACTCTTTAAAGAGCCTGATTTTAATTGGGACGATAGTTTTGCCAGTAGTTATATTGATTATAATCACTGTACCTTCCTTTTCCGAGAACCTAAAACCTGCGTTGAATAACGTTCCAGAATCGTCCACAGAGTTCACTACAAAACATCCAGCGGCTCCCGAGAATCCTGCTGAACCTATTACTCCCGTAGAAACACCCCAAGCATTGGAGATCGAAATACCGGAAACGCTCGCCGAATCGACGACTACTTCAAGGGGCTTCACATCCGACGTTTATATGAAAACAGAAACAACAAGCTCAGTTACTGAGCAAGTTGTAACAAATACTTCGAAACCGACCGTGGTGATGCCAAGCGTTTCGAAAGAGACAACCAACAAAGGTACAGATGAGCAGCGTCAAATACAGCAGGATCCATCCCAGGATCAAAAAGTTCCCTCAGGCTCAAAGTCCAAAGAACCATCTGTCCTTTCGCAAACTCCGGTTCAGAACGAAAGCAAAAAAGTTGACGGAAATGTAAATGTCTCTCGAGATTCAGAGAAACAAGAGCAGAGTGCTGAAGGTGTCAGTCTGCCAACAGAAACAGGGTACGCTTTCGTGAGAATAACCCCTGTTAGCGTGCTTGCTGATTTGGAGAGCAGAAAAGAAATTGCGAGGTTGAAGATAGGAGATTTTGTTCGACCACTCGAGAAGACGGAGGTCAACGGTGTTGAGTACACAAAAATCTTAAGAAAGACACCAAGTGGGGATTTGGTTGGTTGGGTCAGGTCAAGCTATCTCAGTTCCTCTCTTAGCGATGTGATAGGAAAAAAATTTGACGAAATTACTTTCCCGGTTTTCCCAAAACGCGTAGGTCGTGTGAAGGATGTTCGAGGTATATTCTTGACCCGTTACTCTGTAAACACACGTGCCAAGATCCGCGAGTGGATAGCCTTCGCGAAGAGAAACAATTTGAACGCTTTCGTTATAGATGTTAAGGATGACGATGGGTTCTTGCTCTTCAAAATGGATATTGGCGCAAAGATGGTTCCGAGAGCATACGAAAGTGCGTTTTACACCAAAGAGGAGATGAGAGAAATCCTCGAGGAACTGAAATCAAACGGCATTTACGTCATAGCGAGAATCGTATGCTTCAAAGACCCGTCTTACGCTAAAACGTATCCTGAACGGGCAATTGTTTACAAGGACACCGGTCAACCTTACATGGGAATATACAAAGTTCCATGGGCGAGTGCGTACGATCGGCAACTTTGGAAGTACAACGTCGAGGTGGCGAGGGAAACGATAGAAATTGGGTTTGACGAGATTCAGTACGACTACATACGCTTCCCGGAACTCAGGGAAGATGTAAAGGCAAGACTGGATCTGCGTCAACAAGATCCTAACGAATCGTTCCCTGAAGCTATTCAGAGGTTCTTGCTGTACGCACGAAAAGAGTTAGGACATTACTCCACACCTCTGGCCATCGATGTATTTGGGTTGACGAGTTCTGCCATCGATGATGTGGGAATTGGTCAGCACTGGGAAGCACTTTCGAGTATCGTCGATTACATATGCCCGATGGTTTACCCGAGCCACTATGCGAACGGTGTGTTTGGACTGCCAGTGCCTGATGCGTATCCTTACGAGACCGTTTACAATTCGGTCCTCGACGGTATCAAGAGAAATCTCCAGTTACCATCTCCGGCGCGCATAAGGCCTTGGATCCAGTCGTTCACCGCCACGTGGGTTAAGGGACATATCGTGTACGATGAAAAGGCTATCAGAAAACAAATCAAAGCCCTTAAGGACCTCGGAATAAACGAGTACATGCTCTGGAACGCCGCCAACAAGTACATCGAGATGCAGTACGATTGATCCGTAGTTTTTGAATCACAGAAATTGCGCCGTGGAGGCCCATCCCCTTTAGGGGATTGGGAGAAAACGGCGCCCGCTCCTTATTTAGGGGGAGAGTTGTTGACAACAAATTCTGTTGACCGACGATGCAAAGTTGCGGTATAATATTTTTAGTTCGTGAAGCGAATCAATTTCTTGGAACCCCCGCACACGGTTGCGGGGTTTTAGACTCGAAAGAATTATGACTTTTTGAAAACAGGTGAGATCGTGCGGTTGGACAAATTCTTGAAGGTTAATCGGATAATCAAGCGAAGAACGATAGCCCAGGAAGTCTCGAAAGCAGGCCTTGTCAAAAAGGATGGAAGACCCCTGAAACCATCTTACGAAGTGAAACCCGGTGACGTGCTGGAAATCACGTATGGTACACGGTTTTTGAAGATCAAGGTAACGGAGGACCTCAAGTACGAAGTAATAGAAGAGAAAAAAGAGCAAAGGGGTGCCTTCGATGAGGAGTTTGATTGAAAACCACGTCGAAGATTTTCTGGAAATTCTCACGTACGAAAAAAGAT
Proteins encoded in this window:
- a CDS encoding S4 domain-containing protein; protein product: MRLDKFLKVNRIIKRRTIAQEVSKAGLVKKDGRPLKPSYEVKPGDVLEITYGTRFLKIKVTEDLKYEVIEEKKEQRGAFDEEFD
- a CDS encoding putative glycoside hydrolase, with product MNERKIYQKIGKIFSKKSSPGGKFANGKNSLKSLILIGTIVLPVVILIIITVPSFSENLKPALNNVPESSTEFTTKHPAAPENPAEPITPVETPQALEIEIPETLAESTTTSRGFTSDVYMKTETTSSVTEQVVTNTSKPTVVMPSVSKETTNKGTDEQRQIQQDPSQDQKVPSGSKSKEPSVLSQTPVQNESKKVDGNVNVSRDSEKQEQSAEGVSLPTETGYAFVRITPVSVLADLESRKEIARLKIGDFVRPLEKTEVNGVEYTKILRKTPSGDLVGWVRSSYLSSSLSDVIGKKFDEITFPVFPKRVGRVKDVRGIFLTRYSVNTRAKIREWIAFAKRNNLNAFVIDVKDDDGFLLFKMDIGAKMVPRAYESAFYTKEEMREILEELKSNGIYVIARIVCFKDPSYAKTYPERAIVYKDTGQPYMGIYKVPWASAYDRQLWKYNVEVARETIEIGFDEIQYDYIRFPELREDVKARLDLRQQDPNESFPEAIQRFLLYARKELGHYSTPLAIDVFGLTSSAIDDVGIGQHWEALSSIVDYICPMVYPSHYANGVFGLPVPDAYPYETVYNSVLDGIKRNLQLPSPARIRPWIQSFTATWVKGHIVYDEKAIRKQIKALKDLGINEYMLWNAANKYIEMQYD
- the rsmG gene encoding 16S rRNA (guanine(527)-N(7))-methyltransferase RsmG, with translation METSEKLELVRRYLDRIINAPLNLTAFRDLQEAFTHLYIDSVLAVKPHDLGECFLDVGTGGGVPGVFLAIEFGKRGLLIDSVCKKVEYVRRVCEELGITNVTTMCIRAEDLKNSGNYFESFDSAVCRAVASLATVLELTVPYVKLGGRVLIYKGPGYTEELGNSVNAMKELGVKLSDVRCYSIQGKDRYLLVFEKIANTPEKYPRRAGIPEKRPIR
- a CDS encoding WecB/TagA/CpsF family glycosyltransferase, which encodes MEAKNLQIVEFNGYKILCGGARIIRNEIVNRIKNGEKLFVVTLNSQIYLRAQENREYDFAIKNATFHLPDGAGIVWAIKKWCNVKTDRVPGIETMQFLCELSKEFGWSVYLLGSTPEIVERAARNLINVGVNVIGWHHGFFNGDGPVEEIRAKKPDLLFVGMGVPKQELWIHSHLELPFKLAMGVGGSIDVVAGVKKRAPLIFQKLRLEWFYRWLKEPRKRWKVPFDVLKFYFKVIVDGNKRKARTCSKVSG